The Gillisia sp. Hel_I_86 genome has a segment encoding these proteins:
- a CDS encoding PepSY-associated TM helix domain-containing protein: protein MNNRTLLKYHSYFGIVAGVFLFVMGITGSVLIFTEDIDHLLFNKYEAEINTTDLQLDKATATVQDKFPNWDTRIIKFEKGKTILFNLRRPEARKYVFVQPSTGNIIKTINANTHFTKWLLKFHYSLHTGIIGRFLVFFAGIAFFLSLLTGIILYRKMIVKTLLFQVKIKSTNKRTFYSALHRYVGVWALLLNLVIVFTGIFLAYKVVNSGLRESIEPSPPILKTSLEASLIKIEKEYPTFNATYIRLPSSKKGNIVFNGTFEEDAFYLSKYYNKFSVDYITGAIVSIDKINEASFITKFNSSILPLHFGQYGGWVSKVLYCIVGLSGPFLSISGYFIWLKRKKLLC, encoded by the coding sequence ATGAACAACAGAACCCTATTAAAATACCACTCCTATTTCGGGATCGTTGCAGGTGTATTCTTGTTCGTTATGGGTATTACGGGCTCTGTATTAATCTTTACTGAAGACATAGACCATCTGCTTTTTAATAAGTATGAGGCTGAAATCAATACTACCGACTTACAATTAGACAAAGCCACAGCAACGGTTCAGGATAAATTTCCTAATTGGGATACCAGGATAATCAAGTTTGAGAAAGGCAAAACTATTTTATTCAATTTAAGAAGACCAGAAGCAAGAAAATATGTTTTTGTTCAACCCAGTACCGGTAATATTATCAAAACTATAAATGCCAACACCCATTTTACCAAATGGCTTTTAAAGTTCCATTATTCATTACATACCGGGATTATTGGTAGGTTTTTAGTGTTTTTTGCAGGAATTGCTTTTTTTCTTTCTTTGCTTACAGGAATTATCCTTTACCGTAAAATGATTGTCAAAACACTTTTATTTCAAGTAAAAATAAAAAGTACTAATAAAAGAACTTTCTACTCAGCCCTACATCGATATGTGGGGGTTTGGGCGTTATTATTGAACCTTGTAATTGTATTCACGGGTATTTTCTTAGCGTATAAAGTTGTCAATTCAGGATTAAGGGAAAGTATAGAACCTTCGCCCCCCATATTAAAAACATCTTTAGAAGCATCTTTAATTAAAATTGAAAAAGAATATCCTACCTTTAACGCTACTTACATAAGATTGCCCTCTTCAAAAAAAGGAAACATAGTTTTTAATGGAACTTTCGAAGAAGATGCGTTTTATCTAAGTAAATATTACAACAAGTTTTCCGTTGATTATATAACTGGAGCTATTGTCAGTATCGATAAAATTAATGAAGCAAGCTTCATTACTAAATTCAATAGTAGCATCTTGCCGCTTCATTTCGGTCAATATGGAGGTTGGGTTAGTAAAGTTTTATACTGTATCGTTGGACTTTCCGGTCCTTTTTTATCCATATCAGGTTATTTCAT